Within Polaromonas naphthalenivorans CJ2, the genomic segment CTCTTGAAGGCGGGAACGATAAACAGGGGGTTGGGGAACGATAAACAGGGGGTTGGGGAACGATAAACAGGGGTTGGCGGATAAATAATTATCCGATTTCTGGTCGTGTAATCTCGAATTTCCCATTGATATATTCCGTCACTTTCCAGCCCAGAGCCTCCATCTCTTTCAGTGCGCGCCTCACTGCTTGTTTGCGCTTTTTCATGGCTTCTGGGGTGGCTTCATCGAGCCAGATGTACCCGCAAAGCGTCTCAATCGTCGTCTTGCCGGACTTTCCTATGTCGATCCAGCCGCAGAGTCTTTGATGCATCAATCGCGCTGGATCGGTCTTTAAGGCCCTTACCTCGTCCAGGCTGATCCTGCAATGCTGGGCCTCGCCCAAGATCGCCCTGGCCAGCACAGGATTCAGTGCAACATACAACCGGCCGTCCGCGTCGTCGGACGCGTATTCAGAAAGCAAGCGAAACCCCATGTGTTTTCCGCCCTTTCGTGCGATGACAGATACCCCCCAAAGACGTTCGATTGATTCCTGAATGTTTTTGGTGTTTTCAATATCTGCGTAGCCAATGGTCTTGGCCAGCGCCCGGTAAGACCCTTTAACCACCAATGCGTTTGTCTCGATCGCGTCAAATTTGGTTTCCAGTAGCAAACGCAATTGCTGGCCGGATTCGGTTTTCGGCTCTGGCGTCAGCAGTAGGCCATTGGGTCCAGCCATGCCAATCAGTCCTTGCAAAATGCGCAGTTCGGGCACTCCAAGGGGTTCAGCCCCCTTGAACTCAAGCCGCTCACCCTTGCCGAATTCATAGGCAATATCGAGCTTCAACCGTTTGTAATCACCTTTTTTGAGGCTGCGAAACAGTCCAGGCGCCAGTACGTGCCCTGGCTCGTGCCGGATATGGTCAAGATTTTGTTTAGGCTTCATTGCGCCCGCCTTTTTTTGCTGGGGGTTTGGCTTCGAGTTTGCCCTGCACCAGCACCCCGCCCTCCCCCCGGCGAAGCCACCGCTCGCCGTAGGGCGGACCGTAATTCTGCTTGCTCACGCCGTCCCTGACCCAGTAACCCTTCAGCTCTTCATCCACCCCAAATTTTT encodes:
- the repC gene encoding replication protein C, IncQ-type; its protein translation is MKPKQNLDHIRHEPGHVLAPGLFRSLKKGDYKRLKLDIAYEFGKGERLEFKGAEPLGVPELRILQGLIGMAGPNGLLLTPEPKTESGQQLRLLLETKFDAIETNALVVKGSYRALAKTIGYADIENTKNIQESIERLWGVSVIARKGGKHMGFRLLSEYASDDADGRLYVALNPVLARAILGEAQHCRISLDEVRALKTDPARLMHQRLCGWIDIGKSGKTTIETLCGYIWLDEATPEAMKKRKQAVRRALKEMEALGWKVTEYINGKFEITRPEIG